Proteins from one Xiphophorus hellerii strain 12219 chromosome 8, Xiphophorus_hellerii-4.1, whole genome shotgun sequence genomic window:
- the sec31a gene encoding protein transport protein Sec31A isoform X6: MKLKEINRTAIQSWSPAQHHPIYLATGTSAQQLDASFSTNASLELFELDLADPSLDMKSCGSLSSAHRYHKLVWGPYGMDAQGHPSGVLIAGGENGNVILYDAAKIMAGESDVIVAESVRHTGPVRALDVNHFQSNLVASGGNESEIYIWDMNNFGSPMTPGPKAQPQEDISCVAWNKQVHHILASACPSGRASVWDLRKNDLIIKVSDHSNRMHCSGLAWNPEVATQLVLASEDDRLPVIQMWDLRFASSPLKILEHHTRGVLAIAWSLADPELLLSCGKDSRILCWNPNTGEVLYELPTGSQWCFDIQWCPRNPAVLSAAGFDGHIDIYSIMGGSSQAQSQRHADQISNSFGNLDPFGTGQPLPPLQLPQTPAAPATVNPLKKPPKWIRRPVGASFAFGGKLVSLENARPPQPQQPTSHVVHVSQVVTETAFLERSDRLQATLSSGGFVDFCQEKISAAANEFERTVWSFLKVNFESDVRSKYLELLGYNKEEVASKISAALEEKPANVPQPDLSASASPLPPADLGLAPPADTPEAAFDLIAASNLQPAAALQLNSTPDPDSEEPAEPEDGPDSELDTNMVEEEEEEEKQEEEDEIPLNEDLIGRVEVEESSPIETPAEIPPPVPTPAGGVHLSVSQDVDGLITQALLTGDFQGAVELCLHDNRMADSIILAIAGGTDLLEKTQRKYFTKANSKITKLISAVVMKDWHDILKTCDLQNWREAMAAVMTYARPEEFSSLCDLLGSRLEAAEDPQLQSQACLCYICAGNVEKLVSCWSRAQDGHCPLSLQDLVEKVVVLRRAVELTQRSGPAAIGILLAEKMSQYASLLASQGGLSTAITYLPDNTNQVAVQQLRDRLIWALGQQAAPAQTHRVASQLPGRPALSQHPFPQVQPALVPQPAAGVPAPGPTPASVPSQLQYYQPVRAASTVTSWSNQTPTALPNVPPPPHVGSTPDQQVEPPNPMYGLPASSTPAAPSASSTPGYMYSHQYQRPQNGWNDPPALTRAPKKKQVPQNYTPPAPITAPILAPPGADPQAQPMSTGGPQDVLQGLQGPQVPYSGMHQTQPPSQSMNASIPNSNMEGAPGAPTGDAIQPLQSIPAEKIMKKPIPDEHLVLKTTFEGLIQKCLAVAADPQTKRKLDDANKRLEALYDKLREQTLSPAIIGGLHSIARTIESRSYAEGLNIHTHIVGSSNFSETSAFMPVLKVVLTQANKLGV; the protein is encoded by the exons ATGAAACTTAAAGAGATCAACCGCACAGCCATCCAGAGCTGGAGTCCTGCTCAACACCACCCGATCTACCTAGCGACAG GAACGTCCGCACAGCAGCTGGACGCCTCCTTCAGCACCAATGCCTCCCTGGAGCTCTTCGAATTGGACCTGGCTGATCCGTCTCTGGACATGAAGTCGTGCGGCAGCCTCTCCTCCGCTCACAG ATATCATAAACTGGTGTGGGGCCCCTACGGCATGGACGCCCAGGGCCACCCGTCCGGCGTGCTGATCGCCGGCGGGGAGAACGGCAACGTCATCCTGTACGACGCCGCCAAGATCATGGCCGGAGAGAGCGACGTCATCGTAGCCGAGAGCGTCAGGCACACGGGGCCAGTGAGGGCCCTCGACGTCAACCATTTCCAA TCAAACTTGGTTGCATCTGGTGGGAATGAATCAGAAATTTACATCTGGGACATGAATAATTTCGGCTCTCCAATGACACCAGGACCTAAAGCACAG CCGCAGGAGGACATCAGCTGCGTGGCGTGGAACAAACAGGTCCACCACATCCTGGCCTCGGCTTGCCCGAGCGGCAGGGCCTCGGTGTGGGACCTGCGGAAGAACGACCTGATTATCAAAGTCAGCGACCACAGCAACAGA ATGCATTGCTCTGGGCTGGCCTGGAACCCTGAAGTGGCCACCCAGCTGGTCTTGGCCTCAGAAGACGACCGGCTGCCGGTCATCCAGATGTGGGACTTGCGATTCGCTTCCTCTCCTCTCAAGATTTTAGAGCACCACACCCG AGGGGTCCTGGCTATCGCCTGGAGCCTGGCCGATCCGGAGCTGCTCCTGAGCTGCGGGAAAGACAGCCGCATCCTGTGCTGGAACCCCAACACAGGAGAG GTTCTGTACGAGCTGCCCACCGGCAGTCAGTGGTGCTTCGACATCCAGTGGTGCCCCAGGAACCCCGCGGTGCTGTCGGCCGCGGGCTTCGACGGCCACATCGACATCTACTCCATCATGGGAGGCAGCAGCCAGGCGCAGAGCCAGAGGCACGCCGATCAG ATCAGCAACTCCTTTGGGAACCTGGACCCGTTTGGGACGGGGCAGCCGCTGCCTCCGCTGCAGCTGCCGCAGACCCCCGCCGCTCCGGCTACAGTCAACCCCCTGAAGAAGCCCCCCAAGTGGATCCGCAGACCAGTGGGAGCCTCCTTTGCC TTCGGAGGGAAGCTGGTGTCGTTGGAGAACGCGAGGCCTCCGCAGCCTCAGCAGCCCACGTCCCACGTCGTTCACGTCAGTCAGGTCGTCACGGAAACGGCCTTTTTGGAGCGCTCCGACCGGCTGCAGGCCACGCTGAGCTCGGGCGGCTTTGTGGACTTCTGCCAGGAGAAGATCAGCGCGGCTGCCAATGAGTTTGAGAGAACAGTTTGGTCCTTCCTGAAG gtgaatTTCGAAAGCGACGTTCGCAGCAAGTACCTGGAGCTCCTGGGCTACAACAAAGAGGAGGTCGCCTCCAAG ATTTCAGCAGCTTTAGAGGAGAAACCTGCTAACGTCCCTCAG CCGGACTTGTCCGCCTCCGCTTCTCCGCTGCCTCCAGCAGACCTCGGCctggcgccccctgctgacaCTCCAGAGGCAGCGTTCGACCTGATCGCTGCCTCAAACCTCCAGCCTGCAGCCGCGCTCCAGCTGAACTCCACTCCAGATCCGGACAGCGAGGAGCCGGCAGAACCGGAAGACGGTCCTGACAGCGAACTGGACACCAAcatggtggaggaggaggaggaggaggagaaacaggaggaagaggacgagATTCCTCTGAATGAG GACCTGATAGGCCGGGTGGAAGTGGAGGAGAGCAGTCCTATTGAGACGCCAGCAGAGATCCCCCCTCCGGTTCCCACTCCTGCAGGGGGAGTCCATCTGAGCGTCAGTCAAG aTGTGGACGGGCTGATCACTCAGGCCCTGCTGACTGGAGACTTTCAGGGCGCCGTGGAGCTCTGTCTCCACGACAACCGAATGGCAGACAGCATCATCCTGGCAATCGCCGGAGGAACCGACCTCTTGGAGAAAACCCAGAGGAAGTATTTCACCAAAGCAAACAGCAAGATCACCAAG CTGATCAGCGCCGTGGTCATGAAAGATTGGCACGACATCCTGAAGACGTGCGATCTGCAGAACTGGAGGGAGGCTATGGCTGCCGTCATGACCTACGCTCGGCCCGAGGAGTTCTCTTCCCTCTGCG ACCTTCTCGGCAGCAGACTGGAGGCAGCAGAGGATCCACAGCTCCAGTCTCAGGCCTGTCTGTGCTACATCTGTGCGGGTAACGTGGAGAAGCTGGTGTCCTGCTGGAGCAGAGCTCAGGATGGACACTGCCCTCTTTCCCTGCAG GACCTGGTGGAGAAGGTGGTGGTGCTGCGTCGGGCGGTGGAGCTGACCCAGCGCTCCGGACCTGCAGCGATCGGCATCCTGCTGGCTGAGAAGATGAGCCAGTACGCCAGCCTGCTGGCCTCTCAGGGCGGTCTGTCCACGGCCATCACATACCTGCCCGACAACACCAACCAG GTTGCGGTGCAGCAGCTTCGGGACCGTCTCATCTGGGCTTTAGGACAGCAAGCAGCGCCAGCACAAACCCACAGAGTTGCATCTCAGCTGCCCGGCCGCCCAGCTCTCTCCCAGCATCCGTTCCCCCAGGTCCAGCCGGCGTTGGTCCCtcaacctgctgcaggagtTCCAGCACCGGGCCCTACGCCTGCTTCTGTCCCATCTCAGCTACAGTATTACCAGCCG GTGAGGGCTGCCTCCACCGTCACCTCCTGGAGTAACCAAACTCCCACAGCCCTCCCAAAtgtccctcctcctcctcatgtAGGCAGCACCCCAGACCAGCAG GTGGAGCCTCCAAACCCGATGTACGGCCTGCCAGCCTCCAGCACACCAGCAGCCCCTTCGGCCTCCTCCACTCCTGGCTACATGTACTCCCATCAGTACCAGC gaccCCAGAATGGCTGGAACGACCCTCCAGCTCTGACCCGAGCCCCAAAGAAGAAG caggTTCCACAGAACTATACCCCACCTGCCCCCATCACGGCTCCCATTCTGGCCCCGCCGGGCGCCGACCCCCAGGCTCAGCCCATGTCGACTGGAGGCCCCCAGGATGTGCTGCAGGGTCTGCAGGGCCCCCAGGTCCCATACTCAGGGATGCACCAGACACAGCCCCCCAGTCAAAGCATGAACGCCTCAATCCCCAACTCCAACATGGAGGGCGCACCCGGAGCACCGACAGGAGACGCCATCCAG CCTCTGCAGTCGATCCCTGCTGAGAAGATCATGAAGAAGCCCATCCCCGACGAACACCTGGTGCTGAAGACGACGTTCGAGGGTTTGATCCAGAAGTGCTTGGCCGTAGCTGCCGACCCT CAAACCAAGAGGAAGCTCGACGACGCCAACAAACGCTTGGAAGCGCTCTACGACAAACTCAGAGAGCAGACG CTCTCTCCTGCCATCATCGGAGGACTCCACAGCATAGCGAGGACCATCGAGTCTCGCTCCTACGCCGAGGGCCTGAACATCCACACCCACATCGTCGGCAGCAGCAACTTCAGCGAGACGTCCGCCTTCATGCCCGTGCTGAAGGTGGTGCTGACGCAAGCCAACAAGCTCGGCGTTTGA